From a region of the Pectobacterium carotovorum genome:
- a CDS encoding glycosyltransferase produces the protein MAHILMAAMATPGHVYPLLTIARYLVEQGNDVTLFSGALFREQAEAAGVGFIPFSDDIDFDYRHLEQHFPQRAILPPGNAQMALALKDFFAAPIPLLDRQLCNALAKTHADLLMVENCFYGVLPLLFSGQRPPVIVIGVTPLSYSTRDSVFYGPRIPPKLLPPDLSHEQLVDEETRGLMNEVQRAFDRAMVQSGGKPLAQPFMDALIGRCDRFLQLSTTELEYQRDDLPPSVRFIGPLSRQIAAERVPEWWTSDDRRPLIIVSQGTLANVDLQQLIGPTLRALADLPVRVLATTGGRSVDSLQPSLPENARVVSFLSYDDWLPRASIFITNGGYGSMNAALKEGVPLIVAGVGEDKQESAARVVFAKCGINLQTSTPSELQIKQSVIEILEDPGYLQRARWIKADYASHDALALIQAEVNALCFTKECLSKEDDIASARDASLLRV, from the coding sequence ATGGCACATATTCTTATGGCGGCGATGGCGACGCCGGGGCACGTTTATCCGTTGCTGACTATCGCGCGCTATTTGGTTGAGCAGGGGAACGACGTCACGCTGTTTAGCGGTGCGCTGTTTCGTGAGCAGGCGGAGGCGGCTGGCGTCGGGTTCATTCCTTTTAGCGATGACATTGATTTCGACTACCGACACCTTGAACAGCATTTCCCTCAACGCGCCATATTACCGCCGGGTAACGCACAGATGGCTCTGGCCCTGAAGGATTTCTTTGCGGCACCGATTCCACTGCTGGATCGCCAACTGTGCAACGCGTTGGCAAAGACGCACGCCGATTTGCTCATGGTTGAAAATTGTTTTTATGGTGTCTTGCCTTTGCTGTTCTCTGGGCAACGGCCGCCCGTCATTGTAATAGGCGTTACGCCGCTGTCCTATTCGACACGAGATTCGGTTTTCTATGGGCCTCGTATTCCCCCTAAATTGCTGCCGCCCGATCTGAGCCATGAACAGCTTGTTGATGAGGAAACTCGGGGGTTGATGAATGAAGTTCAGCGCGCGTTTGACCGTGCGATGGTGCAGTCGGGAGGGAAGCCCCTCGCACAGCCTTTTATGGATGCACTGATTGGCCGTTGCGATCGTTTCTTGCAGCTATCCACCACTGAGCTTGAGTATCAGCGTGATGATTTGCCACCAAGCGTGCGATTTATCGGGCCATTATCTCGCCAGATTGCAGCAGAACGTGTTCCTGAATGGTGGACGTCGGACGACAGGCGGCCACTTATTATCGTTTCACAGGGAACGCTGGCAAATGTCGATCTCCAGCAGTTGATTGGGCCAACGCTGCGCGCATTAGCTGACTTACCTGTCAGAGTGCTGGCGACCACCGGAGGGCGTTCAGTTGATTCACTGCAACCCTCTTTGCCTGAAAATGCCAGAGTGGTGAGCTTCCTCTCTTATGACGATTGGCTGCCAAGAGCATCGATATTTATCACCAATGGTGGATACGGCTCGATGAATGCCGCACTGAAAGAAGGTGTTCCCTTAATTGTGGCCGGGGTAGGGGAAGATAAACAGGAAAGTGCTGCGCGTGTGGTATTTGCCAAATGTGGGATTAACCTGCAAACCAGTACGCCGAGTGAGCTGCAGATCAAGCAGTCTGTTATTGAGATATTGGAGGATCCCGGCTATTTACAGCGTGCAAGGTGGATTAAGGCCGATTATGCCAGCCATGATGCATTGGCTCTGATTCAGGCCGAAGTGAATGCGCTATGTTTTACAAAGGAATGCCTGTCAAAAGAGGACGATATAGCATCAGCTAGGGATGCTTCTCTGCTTCGTGTTTAG